In the Desulfobulbaceae bacterium DB1 genome, AAGGTGGGCACGGCAAGTCCCGAGGTGTGGCCGATCAGCGCACGCATGATTTTCATGCCATCGCTGATCGGCGTGCGAAAATGATTGGTGCCGCGGGTCATGTCGCCCTGAAACAGATAGTAGGGGCGAACCCTGATCATCAAAAGCCCCTGCATCAAATCCCGCATGGTTTGCGGATCATCGTTGACCCCGCGCAACAGCACGGTCTGGCAGCTCAGCGGAATGCCCGCGTCCGCCAAGCGCCCGCAAGCCCCGGCAGCTTCCGGGGTGATTTCCCGCGGATGATTGAAATGAGTGTTGATATACAGCGGATGGAATTTGCGCAAAAGCTTTACCAGCTTTCCCGTCACCCGCATGGGCAGGGTGCAGGGTACCCGGCTGCCGATGCGGATAATCTGTACCGAGGGAATACTCCTTACAGCGGTGAGAATCTCGTCCAGCAGTTCATCTGCCAGCAGCAGCGGATCGCCGCCGGAAACCAGCACATCCCTGATTTCCGGATGCTTCCGTATATAATCGATACCCGCCCTCACCGTCTCCCGGGAAATAACCATTCTCTCCGTCCCCACCTTGCGTTTGCGGGTGCAGAAACGGCAGTACATGGCACACTGGGAGCTGACGAGAAAAAGAACCCGGTCAGGATACTTGTGGATCAGGTTGGGCACCGGACTGAGATTTTCCTCGTCAAGCGGA is a window encoding:
- a CDS encoding lysine 2,3-aminomutase codes for the protein MQGWQNILKKSIIRAKDIPAHLSPDAEEIARTAEIYPMRINPYYFGLIEAKDDPIWKQAVPSGLELEDHVCFDDPLDEENLSPVPNLIHKYPDRVLFLVSSQCAMYCRFCTRKRKVGTERMVISRETVRAGIDYIRKHPEIRDVLVSGGDPLLLADELLDEILTAVRSIPSVQIIRIGSRVPCTLPMRVTGKLVKLLRKFHPLYINTHFNHPREITPEAAGACGRLADAGIPLSCQTVLLRGVNDDPQTMRDLMQGLLMIRVRPYYLFQGDMTRGTNHFRTPISDGMKIMRALIGHTSGLAVPTFALDAPGGGGKIPLSPDYVTKVGSRLEFVNYCGKTCFYENAG